A part of Streptomyces sp. NBC_01497 genomic DNA contains:
- a CDS encoding phosphatase PAP2 family protein: MNARTGPALRSRLCPAGPPRPDGRISAAPAGTTGQRSSRAPGLPADTAARPPLVRELALVVSLFLVYKLGRQLAEGRTDQAFRNARDVWHLERDLHLPDEADLQHLLLHGDTLVHLANTYYAAVHFPATVLFLGWLYLKRPRHYLWSRRVLTAVTGGALVLHLLVPLAPPRMLGLTGLVDTARLYGPSVYAADPSASSVENQFAAMPSLHFAWALMVAIGLIAATASRLRWLWLLHPLLTLFVIIATANHYWLDTLVATALLVAALALLRVPSATAYRGGGLVVRRHLPGPRTRPPAGPGRSARTGDAGSASTAGAARTAGVRR; encoded by the coding sequence ATGAACGCCCGGACTGGTCCCGCCCTGCGAAGCAGGCTCTGTCCTGCCGGACCACCCCGTCCGGACGGCCGAATATCCGCCGCGCCGGCAGGCACGACCGGACAGCGGTCGTCCCGGGCGCCCGGCCTGCCGGCCGACACGGCGGCCAGGCCGCCGCTCGTCCGTGAGCTGGCGCTGGTCGTCTCGCTCTTCCTCGTCTACAAACTCGGCAGGCAACTGGCCGAAGGCCGAACGGATCAGGCGTTCCGCAATGCCCGCGACGTGTGGCACCTGGAGCGGGACCTCCATCTGCCCGACGAGGCCGACCTCCAGCACCTGCTGCTGCACGGCGACACCCTCGTCCACCTCGCCAACACCTACTACGCGGCGGTCCACTTCCCCGCGACGGTCCTCTTCCTCGGCTGGCTCTACCTCAAGCGCCCCCGCCACTACCTCTGGTCACGCCGCGTCCTGACGGCGGTGACCGGCGGGGCGCTCGTGCTCCACCTGCTGGTGCCGCTCGCCCCGCCACGCATGCTGGGCCTGACCGGCCTCGTCGACACCGCCCGCCTCTACGGGCCTTCGGTGTACGCCGCCGACCCTTCCGCGAGTTCGGTGGAGAACCAGTTCGCCGCCATGCCGTCCCTGCACTTCGCCTGGGCCCTGATGGTGGCGATCGGGCTGATCGCGGCGACCGCGTCGCGCCTGCGGTGGCTGTGGCTGCTGCATCCGCTGCTCACCCTCTTCGTGATCATCGCCACGGCGAACCACTACTGGCTCGACACGCTCGTCGCCACGGCGCTGCTGGTGGCCGCGCTCGCGCTGCTGCGGGTTCCGAGCGCGACGGCGTACCGCGGCGGCGGCCTCGTCGTACGCCGCCATCTGCCCGGACCCCGGACTCGTCCGCCGGCCGGCCCGGGGCGGTCGGCAAGGACCGGGGACGCGGGGTCCGCGAGCACCGCGGGCGCCGCCCGCACGGCCGGAGTCCGCCGATGA
- a CDS encoding IclR family transcriptional regulator domain-containing protein: MSAAQEREPHFVRSFERGLAVIRAFDADHPELTLSEVARACDLTRAAARRFLLTLADLGYVHTNGRTFRLSPRVLELGYAYLSSFSLPDIAQPHLERLVAEIHESSSLCVLDGDDVVYVARVPVSRIMTTTITVGTRFPAYATSVGRVMIAHLPEDRIEEVVRRGRLAALTERTIVSTELLRAELDVIRKQGYAIVDQELEAGLRSVAAPVRDGTGTVVAAVNIPVHASRHSVASVREDLLPHLLDAVGRVEADLKVAAPRR; the protein is encoded by the coding sequence ATGAGCGCCGCGCAGGAGCGCGAACCCCATTTCGTCCGCTCCTTCGAGCGGGGACTCGCGGTGATCCGCGCGTTCGACGCCGACCACCCGGAGCTGACGCTCAGCGAGGTGGCACGCGCCTGCGACCTGACCCGCGCCGCCGCCCGCCGTTTCCTGCTGACCCTCGCGGACCTCGGCTACGTGCACACCAACGGCCGCACGTTCCGGCTCAGTCCACGCGTCCTCGAACTCGGCTACGCCTACTTGTCCAGCTTCTCCCTCCCGGATATCGCGCAGCCCCATCTGGAGCGGCTGGTCGCGGAGATCCACGAGTCGTCCTCGCTGTGCGTGCTGGACGGCGACGACGTCGTGTACGTGGCGCGGGTGCCGGTCAGCCGGATCATGACGACGACGATCACGGTGGGCACCCGCTTCCCCGCGTACGCCACCTCGGTGGGGCGGGTGATGATCGCGCACCTGCCCGAGGACCGTATCGAGGAGGTCGTGCGGCGGGGCAGACTCGCCGCCCTCACCGAGCGGACCATCGTCTCCACGGAACTGCTGCGCGCAGAACTGGACGTGATCAGGAAGCAGGGGTACGCCATCGTGGACCAGGAGTTGGAGGCGGGCCTGCGCTCGGTCGCGGCGCCGGTGCGCGACGGCACGGGCACGGTGGTGGCCGCGGTCAACATCCCGGTCCACGCGAGCCGTCACTCGGTCGCGTCCGTCCGCGAGGACCTGCTGCCCCATCTGCTGGACGCGGTCGGGCGCGTCGAGGCCGACCTGAAGGTGGCGGCGCCGCGCCGGTGA
- a CDS encoding helix-turn-helix transcriptional regulator — MTRHGELGAALHRWRERIAPAGAGLPQGGAGQRGMGRAELARLTGLSVDHITRLEEGMAIMPSSQVLASLARELRLDDMERRHLFLLAGHTPPATDQVPRRVPPSVRRMLDRMPGAAVGVHDAGWSLIAWNPLWAALFGDPGPTLTAPCRNVAWRHFTAAPSRVTRSPEQLARFETALVGDLRAAAARYPTDVELRALLAGLRRANTRFTELWTSRFTGSHEGESVTVHHPDIGAVDLDCDILSVPGCDLRVIVHSAPPGSSAAEALDLLGVIGTETMPFPVAETRHVYGDGQEQQPAGA, encoded by the coding sequence ATGACCCGACATGGAGAGCTGGGCGCGGCGCTGCATCGCTGGCGTGAGCGGATCGCACCCGCCGGGGCCGGACTGCCGCAGGGCGGCGCCGGGCAGCGCGGCATGGGGCGTGCGGAGCTGGCGCGGCTGACCGGACTGTCCGTCGACCACATCACCCGGTTGGAGGAGGGCATGGCCATCATGCCCTCCTCCCAGGTGCTGGCCTCGCTGGCGCGGGAGCTGCGCCTGGACGACATGGAGCGGCGGCACCTGTTCCTGCTCGCCGGCCACACTCCGCCCGCGACCGACCAGGTTCCGCGGCGGGTGCCGCCGAGCGTGCGGCGCATGCTGGACAGGATGCCGGGGGCCGCCGTGGGCGTCCACGACGCCGGATGGTCGCTGATCGCGTGGAATCCGCTGTGGGCCGCGCTCTTCGGCGACCCCGGACCGACGCTCACGGCCCCGTGCCGGAACGTGGCCTGGCGGCACTTCACGGCGGCGCCGAGCCGCGTCACCCGTTCGCCGGAACAGCTGGCCCGGTTCGAGACGGCGCTCGTGGGCGATCTGCGGGCCGCGGCGGCGCGCTATCCGACCGACGTCGAGCTGCGGGCCCTCCTCGCGGGGCTGCGCCGGGCGAACACCCGGTTCACCGAGCTGTGGACGTCCCGGTTCACCGGATCGCACGAGGGCGAGTCCGTCACCGTCCACCATCCGGACATCGGCGCGGTCGACCTCGACTGCGACATCCTCTCCGTCCCGGGATGCGATCTGCGCGTCATCGTCCATTCGGCACCGCCGGGCAGTTCCGCGGCCGAGGCACTGGACCTGCTCGGGGTGATAGGCACCGAGACCATGCCCTTCCCGGTGGCGGAGACCCGGCACGTGTACGGAGACGGCCAGGAGCAGCAGCCCGCGGGGGCCTGA
- a CDS encoding D-alanyl-D-alanine carboxypeptidase family protein, with product MIIRSATRTALTGTAALATGLLVLLPAASPATAGPRSLPAHIRTDPLPPAPAPAYVDSSGLYDSGTQARPAPGTPAPPDDISALSWLVADADSGDVLAAHDAHRKLPPASTLKTLFAVTAMPHLPAQSRHTVTQADLSGIGEGSSMVGVEAGLSYQVADLWRGVFLSSGSDAVHVLASMNGGWDSTVTQMQRRARQLGALDTHVVSCDGYDTPGQVSSAFDLAVFGRTGLANPQFASYAATSDAQFPGERGASFGIQNTNRLLSGAHGVQTYPGMIGVKNGYTTHAGNTLIAAARHGNRTMLVTVMNPQSGALDAVYDEARHLLDWGFDADGHATPVGSLAPAPPPQAAGADRGRPGHAASAAAEPVRHRAEAGTASAGLPAGVLVPAVLVGAALLAGAGVMLVRRAGRRRTPAS from the coding sequence ATGATCATCAGATCCGCGACGCGCACCGCGCTCACCGGGACGGCGGCCCTCGCCACCGGCCTGCTGGTCCTGCTGCCGGCGGCCTCCCCGGCCACCGCCGGCCCCCGGTCCCTGCCCGCGCACATCCGCACCGACCCTCTCCCGCCCGCTCCGGCGCCCGCGTACGTCGACAGCTCGGGGCTCTACGACAGCGGCACCCAGGCCCGGCCGGCCCCGGGCACCCCCGCGCCGCCCGACGACATCTCGGCCCTGTCCTGGCTGGTCGCCGACGCCGACTCGGGTGACGTGCTCGCCGCGCACGACGCGCACCGCAAGCTGCCGCCCGCCTCCACCCTCAAGACGCTGTTCGCGGTCACCGCGATGCCGCACCTGCCGGCCCAGTCCCGGCACACCGTCACCCAGGCCGACCTGTCCGGCATCGGCGAGGGCAGCAGCATGGTGGGCGTCGAGGCGGGTCTCTCATACCAGGTGGCCGACCTGTGGCGGGGCGTCTTCCTGAGCTCGGGCAGCGACGCCGTGCACGTGCTGGCCTCGATGAACGGCGGCTGGGACTCCACGGTCACCCAGATGCAGCGCAGGGCGCGGCAGCTCGGCGCGCTCGACACCCACGTGGTCTCCTGCGACGGCTACGACACACCGGGGCAGGTCTCGTCGGCGTTCGACCTCGCCGTGTTCGGGCGTACGGGCCTCGCCAACCCCCAGTTCGCGTCCTACGCCGCCACCTCCGACGCCCAGTTCCCCGGCGAGCGGGGCGCGAGCTTCGGCATCCAGAACACCAACCGCCTGCTCAGCGGCGCCCACGGGGTCCAGACGTACCCCGGCATGATCGGGGTGAAGAACGGCTACACCACGCACGCGGGCAACACCCTGATCGCCGCGGCCCGGCACGGGAACAGGACGATGCTGGTCACGGTGATGAACCCGCAGTCGGGCGCCCTCGACGCGGTCTACGACGAGGCGCGCCACCTGCTCGACTGGGGCTTCGACGCCGACGGCCACGCCACCCCGGTGGGCTCGCTGGCGCCGGCACCCCCACCGCAGGCGGCGGGTGCGGACCGCGGCCGGCCCGGGCACGCCGCCTCGGCCGCCGCGGAGCCCGTGCGGCACCGCGCCGAGGCGGGGACCGCGAGCGCGGGGCTGCCGGCCGGTGTGCTGGTGCCGGCGGTCCTGGTGGGCGCCGCACTGCTCGCGGGTGCGGGGGTGATGCTCGTACGGCGTGCCGGCCGGCGCCGTACGCCCGCGAGCTGA
- a CDS encoding pentapeptide repeat-containing protein yields MPSSPDDPQVEAVAPAFVPGPAEPVAPRREPAPVDVPDPVRLPASGPGAPPELRADCASCFGLCCVALSFSAAAGFPSDKDAGEPCTHLGKDFGCTVHRELRPRGYAGCAVYECFGAGQKISRHTFGGSDWRQAPGTARAMFAVLPVMRQLQELLYHLAHARSLPAARTLRAELAEVYERTERLTLADADAVLATDVAAHRAGVVGPLLGRVSTLVRSEALRGRPGSAGRRGKRNRRGADLFGARLAGADLYAADLRGACLVAADLRGADLRSADLIGADLRDAELAGADLTDTLFLTQAQLDAAKGDRATALPPSLSRPAHWPDRS; encoded by the coding sequence ATGCCCTCCTCCCCGGACGATCCGCAGGTCGAAGCCGTGGCCCCGGCCTTCGTGCCCGGGCCCGCCGAGCCGGTGGCCCCGCGACGCGAGCCCGCACCCGTCGACGTACCGGATCCGGTCCGTCTGCCCGCCTCCGGTCCTGGCGCGCCACCGGAGCTGAGAGCGGACTGCGCGTCCTGCTTCGGCCTGTGCTGCGTTGCGCTGTCCTTCTCCGCCGCCGCGGGATTCCCCTCGGACAAGGACGCGGGCGAACCCTGCACCCACCTCGGAAAGGACTTCGGCTGCACCGTCCACCGGGAGCTGAGGCCGCGCGGCTACGCGGGCTGTGCGGTGTACGAATGCTTCGGAGCGGGCCAGAAGATATCCCGCCACACCTTCGGCGGGAGTGACTGGCGGCAGGCGCCGGGGACCGCCCGGGCCATGTTCGCCGTGCTGCCCGTCATGCGGCAGCTCCAGGAACTGCTGTACCACCTCGCACACGCGCGCTCCCTGCCCGCCGCGCGGACGCTGCGCGCGGAACTCGCCGAGGTGTACGAGCGGACCGAGCGGCTGACCCTCGCGGACGCCGACGCGGTGCTCGCCACGGACGTCGCCGCGCACCGCGCCGGGGTGGTGGGCCCGCTGCTGGGGCGCGTGAGCACGCTCGTCCGGTCCGAGGCGCTGCGCGGGCGGCCGGGCAGCGCGGGCCGCCGCGGCAAGCGGAACCGGCGTGGCGCCGACCTGTTCGGCGCGCGGCTCGCGGGGGCCGATCTGTACGCCGCCGATCTGCGGGGCGCGTGCCTGGTCGCGGCCGACCTGCGGGGAGCCGATCTGCGTTCGGCCGACCTGATCGGTGCCGACCTGCGGGACGCGGAGCTGGCCGGCGCCGATCTCACGGACACCCTCTTCCTGACCCAGGCTCAACTGGACGCGGCGAAGGGCGACCGCGCGACCGCGCTGCCGCCCTCCTTGAGCCGCCCGGCCCACTGGCCGGACCGCTCCTGA
- a CDS encoding M14 family zinc carboxypeptidase: MPSRYPTVGELTARAGALAAAYPGRARLRRIGHSRGGEPLTLLTVGSGPRDVLVVAGPHANEPVGGATALRLAEHLVAAAPDDGPGAAAWHLLICLDPDGARRNERWLDGPMTFGHHFRRMFRPNFYEQPEWLHARSEAELLPETRALVDLQDEIRPFLQFSLHGVDIGGSFVQLTRSLPGIEEPLARSAADLGIPLELCPFDAFFWPSPGTGVFDMPPPSRRDQFTAALSSSHASTWYHPYRYGTVTAIVEAPMWAADEITDASPHPDPQGAMTGVAGLTERDAEFLAEMADRVRPQVPVHVAPLLRTVDEFQRSCPSLVAEWGPESFAAFPGGLAGFNRAQVLALTIAARRLVLRTAGMLFQTVEACGPAAYDVRDRLDRFLTARCAVFEQRCSPRWIPVQDQVEHQFRVARAAFALAAAGAPVNGPASVRA, from the coding sequence GTGCCGTCGCGCTATCCCACCGTCGGTGAACTGACCGCACGCGCCGGAGCGCTGGCCGCCGCGTATCCCGGGCGCGCCAGACTGCGCCGCATCGGCCACTCGCGCGGCGGCGAACCACTGACGCTGCTCACCGTGGGCAGCGGCCCACGGGACGTCCTCGTGGTCGCCGGGCCGCACGCGAACGAACCGGTGGGCGGCGCCACCGCCCTGCGGCTCGCCGAACACCTCGTCGCCGCGGCGCCCGACGACGGGCCCGGCGCCGCGGCCTGGCACCTGCTGATCTGCCTCGATCCCGACGGCGCCCGCCGCAACGAGCGCTGGCTGGACGGGCCGATGACCTTCGGGCACCACTTCCGGCGCATGTTCCGTCCCAACTTCTACGAGCAGCCCGAGTGGCTGCACGCCCGCTCCGAGGCCGAACTCCTCCCGGAGACACGGGCGCTGGTCGACCTCCAGGACGAGATAAGACCCTTCCTGCAGTTCTCCCTGCACGGCGTCGACATCGGCGGCAGCTTCGTCCAGCTGACCAGGTCGCTGCCCGGCATCGAGGAGCCGCTCGCCCGTTCCGCCGCGGATCTCGGCATACCCCTCGAACTCTGCCCGTTCGACGCGTTCTTCTGGCCGAGCCCCGGCACCGGCGTCTTCGACATGCCGCCGCCCAGCAGGCGCGACCAGTTCACCGCGGCGCTCTCCTCCAGTCACGCCTCCACCTGGTACCACCCGTACCGGTACGGCACGGTGACCGCGATCGTCGAGGCGCCCATGTGGGCCGCCGACGAGATAACCGACGCCTCCCCGCACCCCGACCCGCAGGGGGCGATGACGGGAGTGGCCGGTCTGACGGAGCGGGACGCCGAGTTCCTCGCCGAGATGGCCGACCGCGTCCGGCCCCAAGTGCCGGTCCACGTCGCACCGCTGCTGCGCACCGTGGACGAGTTCCAGCGCAGTTGCCCCTCGCTCGTCGCCGAGTGGGGCCCCGAGTCCTTCGCCGCCTTCCCGGGCGGGCTCGCCGGGTTCAACCGTGCGCAGGTCCTCGCACTGACTATCGCCGCCCGCCGCCTCGTGCTGCGCACCGCCGGCATGCTGTTCCAGACAGTGGAGGCCTGCGGCCCGGCCGCGTACGACGTACGGGACAGGCTGGACCGGTTCCTGACGGCCCGCTGTGCGGTGTTCGAGCAGCGCTGCAGCCCCCGCTGGATCCCCGTCCAGGACCAGGTGGAGCATCAGTTCCGGGTGGCACGGGCCGCCTTCGCGCTGGCCGCGGCCGGCGCGCCCGTGAACGGGCCCGCTTCGGTCCGGGCCTGA
- a CDS encoding MarR family winged helix-turn-helix transcriptional regulator has product MDEGLAELLYRVVMLMGEAARRRSGPDRRLSHSQLRLLGTLEEIEPATQHQLAQALGLSDPAISRSLRPLEAEGYVAIGVDPAHARRRLVTLTPAGQKAFLAEGRPLEEELRTVLQQAGFPYDRYLADTHRLAALLAPGEPRRTTKTAL; this is encoded by the coding sequence ATGGACGAAGGACTGGCAGAGCTCCTGTACCGCGTGGTCATGCTGATGGGCGAGGCGGCCCGGCGCCGCTCCGGCCCGGACCGGCGCCTCTCCCACAGCCAACTGCGTCTGCTGGGCACCCTTGAGGAGATCGAGCCCGCCACCCAGCACCAGCTCGCCCAGGCCCTGGGCCTGTCCGACCCCGCCATCAGCCGCTCCTTGCGCCCCTTGGAGGCGGAGGGGTACGTGGCGATCGGCGTCGACCCCGCCCACGCCCGCCGGCGCCTGGTCACCCTGACCCCGGCGGGCCAAAAGGCATTCCTGGCCGAGGGCAGGCCCCTGGAGGAGGAGCTGCGCACCGTCCTCCAGCAGGCCGGCTTCCCCTACGACCGCTACCTCGCCGACACCCACCGGCTCGCCGCACTGCTGGCACCCGGAGAACCACGGCGCACGACGAAAACAGCGCTCTGA
- a CDS encoding DUF6790 family protein, translated as MDTLPYAVRTTFPLLFMLAPALGALLTCRRSPDRPAAEVWQRWWSFGALGIGSLWITISFLALPDGMADTIGFAHSPFQFEIAFANLGLAVLGFRAASAPPRERLTSGLAAAAFLWGAVIGHVHQWFANGDHAAGNTGGILANDLLIPAVMIALAARDLHRTVPGCGRTAGSAA; from the coding sequence ATGGACACTCTCCCGTACGCGGTCCGGACCACGTTCCCGCTCCTGTTCATGCTGGCGCCCGCTCTCGGAGCACTGCTGACATGCCGCCGCAGCCCCGACCGGCCCGCGGCTGAGGTCTGGCAGCGCTGGTGGTCCTTCGGCGCCCTCGGCATCGGGAGTCTGTGGATCACGATCTCGTTCCTGGCGCTCCCTGACGGCATGGCCGACACCATCGGCTTCGCCCACTCGCCGTTCCAGTTCGAGATCGCCTTCGCCAACCTCGGCCTCGCCGTGCTGGGCTTCCGCGCCGCGTCCGCGCCGCCCCGCGAGCGCCTCACCAGCGGGCTGGCGGCTGCCGCGTTCCTGTGGGGAGCGGTGATCGGCCACGTCCACCAGTGGTTCGCCAACGGCGACCACGCCGCCGGGAACACGGGCGGCATCCTCGCCAACGACCTCCTCATTCCCGCCGTCATGATCGCCCTTGCCGCCCGGGACCTCCACCGCACCGTCCCGGGTTGCGGCCGCACCGCCGGTTCGGCCGCCTGA
- a CDS encoding alpha/beta fold hydrolase translates to MPELIRVPVNGVELNVALAGSGPAVLLLHGFPHTWELWTDIMADLSDRYRVIAPDLRGFGASSPAASGYDAGTLAEDAAALLTELGVSSAAVVGIDAGTPAAFLLALRHPGLVRRLVVMESVLGGLPGAEDFLAGGPPWWFGFHTAAPGLAETVLEGHEADYIDWFLHTGTLGDGVPAAIRDAFVHAYTGRRALSRAFSYYRALPESALQISQAVTTARLTVPTLALGAHPVGTALERQLGPVADDLTGHVIEDCGHIIPLHRPNALLMLLRPFLAGGDAIAA, encoded by the coding sequence ATGCCCGAACTGATACGGGTCCCTGTCAACGGTGTCGAACTCAACGTCGCCCTCGCCGGATCCGGCCCGGCCGTCCTGCTCCTGCATGGCTTCCCGCATACCTGGGAGCTGTGGACGGACATCATGGCCGACTTGTCCGACCGCTACCGCGTCATCGCGCCGGACCTGCGCGGATTCGGCGCGAGCAGCCCGGCCGCCTCCGGGTATGACGCCGGCACCCTGGCCGAGGACGCCGCAGCGCTTCTCACCGAACTCGGCGTGTCTTCCGCCGCGGTCGTGGGTATCGACGCGGGTACCCCGGCGGCGTTCCTCCTCGCCCTGCGCCACCCCGGTCTCGTCCGACGCCTGGTCGTCATGGAGTCCGTGCTGGGCGGGCTACCGGGCGCCGAGGACTTCCTTGCCGGCGGGCCGCCGTGGTGGTTCGGCTTCCATACCGCCGCGCCCGGCCTCGCCGAGACCGTACTGGAAGGCCACGAGGCCGACTACATCGACTGGTTCCTGCACACCGGCACGCTCGGCGACGGAGTGCCCGCCGCCATCCGGGACGCCTTTGTCCACGCGTACACGGGCAGGCGCGCGTTGAGCCGCGCGTTCTCGTACTACCGGGCCCTGCCCGAAAGCGCACTGCAGATCTCGCAGGCCGTCACCACCGCCCGCCTGACGGTGCCGACTTTGGCGCTGGGCGCCCATCCTGTCGGCACCGCACTGGAACGCCAACTGGGCCCCGTCGCCGACGACCTCACCGGACACGTCATCGAGGACTGTGGCCACATCATTCCACTGCACCGACCGAACGCCCTGCTCATGCTGTTGCGTCCGTTCCTGGCCGGTGGGGACGCGATTGCCGCGTGA
- a CDS encoding winged helix-turn-helix transcriptional regulator yields MTTSVPGEAGRRSGERGDLLDPRCPTRQLLDRIGTKWTSMVVKVLAGTDPGELRFAELRRRIPGISQKMLSVTLQSLVRDGLVTRRVEPTVPPAVHYRLTELGLSLERPLSALRVWAETHMPEIDRSNRLAEARQT; encoded by the coding sequence GTGACCACGTCCGTGCCCGGCGAAGCCGGTCGGCGATCCGGTGAGCGCGGTGATCTGCTGGACCCGCGCTGCCCGACCCGCCAGTTGCTCGACCGTATCGGCACCAAGTGGACGTCGATGGTGGTCAAGGTGTTGGCCGGGACGGATCCCGGCGAGCTCCGGTTCGCGGAACTTCGGCGTCGCATTCCGGGCATCTCACAGAAGATGCTGTCTGTCACGCTGCAGAGTCTGGTCCGTGATGGCCTGGTCACGCGCCGGGTGGAACCCACAGTGCCGCCCGCCGTCCACTATCGACTCACCGAACTCGGCCTGTCCCTCGAAAGGCCGCTGTCCGCCCTGCGGGTCTGGGCCGAGACACACATGCCGGAGATCGACCGCAGCAACCGGCTCGCCGAGGCCCGACAGACGTGA
- a CDS encoding L-fuconate dehydratase, whose amino-acid sequence MPPASSPSLPASARVTELAVLDIRFPTSEQLDGSDAMNPEPDYSAAYVVLRTDAADGIEGHALAFTIGRGNDVQAKAIEVLAPQVVGRSVEELCADLGGFSRDLVHDSQLRWLGPEKGVMHMAIGAVVNAAWDLAARRAGKPLWRLLGEMSPEQLVDLVDFRYLSDALTRDEALEILVAAEPGREERVARLLAEGYPAYTTTPGWLGYSDEKLARLARQAVADGFTQIKLKVGGSVEDDVRRMRVAREAVGDGIRIAVDANQRWDVAPAVEWMRRLAPYAPYWIEEPTSPDDVLGHAAVRRGVAPIKVATGEHIANRVVFKQLLQAGAVDVVQIDAARVGGVNENIAVLLLAAKFGVPVCPHAGGVGLCEMVQHLSMFDFVAVSGTTQDRVIEYVDHLHEHFTAPVRIVGGNYAAPTAPGFGAEMREDTLKEFRYPDGPVWAGRAARGARPTDGA is encoded by the coding sequence ATGCCGCCTGCCTCGTCGCCGTCCCTCCCAGCGTCCGCTCGTGTGACGGAACTCGCCGTGCTGGACATCCGGTTCCCGACCTCCGAGCAGCTGGACGGCTCGGACGCGATGAACCCCGAGCCCGACTACTCGGCTGCCTACGTGGTGCTGCGTACCGACGCCGCCGACGGGATCGAGGGCCACGCCCTCGCTTTCACCATCGGCCGCGGCAACGACGTGCAGGCCAAGGCCATCGAGGTACTCGCACCGCAGGTCGTGGGCCGTTCCGTCGAGGAACTGTGCGCAGACCTCGGAGGTTTCTCCCGCGACCTGGTGCACGATTCGCAACTGCGCTGGCTCGGTCCCGAAAAAGGCGTCATGCACATGGCCATCGGCGCGGTGGTGAACGCCGCGTGGGACCTCGCCGCCCGCCGGGCGGGCAAACCGCTGTGGCGACTGCTGGGCGAGATGAGCCCGGAACAACTCGTGGACCTGGTCGACTTCCGGTACCTCAGCGATGCTCTGACCAGGGACGAGGCGCTGGAGATCCTGGTGGCCGCGGAGCCGGGCCGCGAGGAGCGCGTCGCACGGCTGCTGGCAGAGGGCTACCCGGCGTACACCACTACACCCGGCTGGCTCGGGTACTCCGACGAGAAGCTGGCCCGGCTGGCCCGCCAGGCCGTCGCCGACGGTTTCACGCAGATCAAGCTCAAGGTCGGCGGGTCCGTCGAGGACGACGTACGGCGGATGAGGGTCGCCCGTGAGGCGGTGGGCGACGGGATCCGCATCGCCGTCGACGCCAACCAGCGCTGGGACGTCGCCCCCGCCGTGGAGTGGATGCGCCGGCTCGCGCCGTACGCGCCGTACTGGATCGAGGAGCCGACCTCGCCCGACGACGTGCTGGGCCATGCCGCGGTGCGGCGCGGCGTCGCGCCGATCAAGGTCGCGACCGGCGAGCACATCGCCAACAGGGTCGTCTTCAAGCAGCTGTTGCAGGCCGGGGCGGTCGACGTGGTGCAGATCGACGCGGCCAGGGTCGGTGGCGTGAACGAGAACATCGCGGTCCTGCTGCTCGCCGCGAAGTTCGGCGTCCCGGTGTGCCCGCACGCGGGCGGGGTCGGGCTGTGCGAGATGGTCCAGCACCTGTCGATGTTCGACTTCGTGGCCGTCTCCGGCACCACACAGGACCGGGTCATCGAGTACGTGGACCATCTGCACGAGCACTTCACCGCCCCGGTTCGCATCGTCGGCGGCAACTACGCGGCGCCCACGGCTCCCGGCTTCGGCGCGGAGATGCGCGAGGACACACTCAAGGAGTTCCGTTACCCGGACGGCCCGGTCTGGGCCGGCCGCGCGGCGCGGGGCGCACGGCCGACCGACGGCGCCTGA